In Phocoena phocoena chromosome 8, mPhoPho1.1, whole genome shotgun sequence, the following are encoded in one genomic region:
- the ANKRD49 gene encoding ankyrin repeat domain-containing protein 49, giving the protein MEKQKVNDDGKPDPENSLDFSEHFNQLELLETHGHLIPTGTQSLWVGNSDEDEEQDEKTEEWYQLQEKNMEKDPSKLLLWAAEKNRLTTVRRLLSEKATHVNTRDEDGYTPLHRAAYSGHLDVVRELIAHRADVHAVTVDGWTPLHSACKWNNTRVASFLLQHDADINAQTKGLLTPLHLAAGNRDSKDTLELLLMNRYVKAGLKNNLEETAFDIARRTSIYHYLFEIVEGCTNSSPQS; this is encoded by the exons atggaaaaacagaaagtaaatgatGATGGAAAACCAGACCCAGAGAACTCCTTGGACTTTTCTGAACACTTTAACCAACTTGAATTATTAGAAACACATGGACACCTTATTCCCACTGGCACCCAAAGTCTCTGGGTAGGGAATTCTGATGAAGATGAAGAgcaagatgaaaaaactgaagagtGGTATCAATTGcaagaaaaaaacatggaaaaagaTCCAAGCAAATTGCTTCTTTGGGCTGCTGAAAAAAATCGG CTGACCACAGTGCGAAGACTGCTTTCAGAAAAGGCCACCCACGTGAACACTCGAGATGAAGATGGGTACACCCCGCTCCATCGAGCAGCCTACAGCGGACACTTAGACGTGGTCCGGGAGTTGATTGCACACAGGGCAGATGTTCACGCGGTGACTGTGGATGGCTGGACACCCCTGCACAGTGCCTGTAAGTGGAATAACACCAGAGTGGCTTCTTTCTTACTGCAGCATGATGCCGATATCAACGCCCAAACAAAAGGCCTCTTGACCCCCTTACATCTAGCTGCTGGGAACAGAGACAGCAAAGATACCCTTGAACTCCTCCTGATGAACCGCTACGTCAAAGCAGGTCTGaagaacaacctggaagaaactgcGTTTGACATCGCCAGGAGGACAAGCATCTATCACTACCTCTTTGAAATTGTGGAAGGCTGCACAAATTCTTCACCTCAGTCTTAA